One Kineococcus radiotolerans SRS30216 = ATCC BAA-149 DNA window includes the following coding sequences:
- a CDS encoding Gfo/Idh/MocA family protein, with protein sequence MKIAVIGTGQFARSFIALWQLHPDVEEVWVTDIVPERAQQHVETHGLAGSFASFEDALASDVDAVAIMTQRWSHGPLVRQALAAGKHVYSAVPMATTVDDIEAIVAAVRETGLIYMMGETSYYNPAVVWAREHIANGDFGRVFYGEGDYVHDMDNGFYAAYRYSGGEDWKETASYPPMLYPTHAIGGVLGAWPTHAVSVSCTGISDTRGDGVFDKAVSRWDNDFSNMSALFELADGGVMRTNEFRRVGYWNGPESRFRFYGTEQVMEQSVTSTVVTVKTEGEDYRKGKTLDISDELRAGEHSDVPEDLTDIDPALLSSFRSGTAKVHDRSRLPEEFEGAPNGHEGAHHFLADDFVVAVRDRVQPPVNAWVAARFTLPGIVANESAKQGGARLPVPDFGDPV encoded by the coding sequence GTGAAGATCGCTGTCATCGGCACCGGCCAGTTCGCCCGGAGCTTCATCGCCCTGTGGCAACTGCACCCCGACGTCGAGGAGGTGTGGGTCACCGACATCGTCCCCGAACGCGCGCAGCAGCACGTCGAGACCCACGGCCTGGCCGGGTCCTTCGCCAGCTTCGAGGACGCCCTGGCCTCCGACGTCGACGCCGTCGCGATCATGACCCAGCGCTGGTCGCACGGCCCCCTGGTGCGCCAGGCGCTGGCCGCCGGCAAGCACGTCTACTCCGCGGTGCCGATGGCGACCACCGTCGACGACATCGAGGCCATCGTGGCCGCGGTGCGGGAGACGGGCCTCATCTACATGATGGGCGAGACCAGCTACTACAACCCCGCCGTCGTGTGGGCCCGCGAGCACATCGCGAACGGTGACTTCGGCCGAGTCTTCTACGGAGAGGGCGACTACGTCCACGACATGGACAACGGCTTCTACGCCGCCTACCGCTACAGCGGCGGGGAGGACTGGAAGGAGACCGCCAGCTACCCGCCCATGCTCTACCCCACCCACGCCATCGGCGGCGTGCTGGGAGCCTGGCCCACCCACGCGGTCAGCGTCAGCTGCACGGGCATCAGCGACACCCGCGGCGACGGTGTGTTCGACAAGGCGGTCTCGCGCTGGGACAACGACTTCTCCAACATGTCGGCGCTGTTCGAGCTCGCCGACGGTGGGGTCATGCGGACCAACGAGTTCCGCCGGGTCGGGTACTGGAACGGCCCGGAGTCGCGGTTCCGCTTCTACGGCACCGAACAGGTCATGGAGCAATCGGTCACCAGCACGGTCGTCACGGTCAAGACCGAGGGCGAGGACTACCGCAAGGGCAAGACCCTCGACATCAGCGACGAACTGCGGGCCGGCGAGCACTCCGACGTCCCCGAGGACCTCACCGACATCGATCCTGCGCTGCTGAGCAGTTTCCGCTCCGGCACCGCGAAGGTGCACGACCGCAGTCGGCTGCCGGAGGAGTTCGAAGGAGCCCCCAACGGTCACGAGGGGGCGCACCACTTCCTCGCCGACGACTTCGTCGTGGCGGTGCGTGACCGCGTCCAGCCGCCGGTCAACGCCTGGGTCGCCGCCCGGTTCACCCTCCCGGGGATCGTGGCCAACGAGTCGGCCAAGCAGGGCGGGGCGCGACTGCCCGTCCCGGACTTCGGCGACCCGGTCTGA
- a CDS encoding SDR family oxidoreductase — protein sequence MPRTPQLSLPDLSGRRALVTGASDGIGFGIARRLAGAGAEVLLPVRNRTKGEAALARIREQHPTAKVTLHDLDLSSLSSVAALGDELRAEGSPIHLLINNAGVMTPPQRQTTVDGLELQLGTNHLGHVALVAHLLPLLRAGRARVTSQISVAARSGAVHWEDLNWEDSYHGMRAYSSSKIALGLFGLELDRRSRAEGWGITSNLSHPGVAPTSLLAARPELQRERNTPQIAVIRRLSRAGILVGTVDSAQLPALHAATAPQAQGGRLYGPTGPGNLGGGPGEQPLYRPLRDQTEADRVWTVSQALAGVSFTTTARI from the coding sequence ATGCCTCGCACTCCCCAGCTGTCCCTGCCCGACCTGTCCGGACGCCGCGCCTTGGTCACGGGCGCCAGCGACGGCATCGGCTTCGGCATCGCCCGCCGGCTCGCCGGCGCCGGCGCCGAGGTGCTGCTGCCCGTGCGCAACCGCACCAAGGGCGAAGCCGCCCTGGCCCGCATCCGCGAGCAGCACCCCACGGCCAAGGTCACCCTGCACGACCTCGACCTGTCCTCGCTGTCCTCCGTCGCCGCACTCGGCGACGAGCTGCGGGCCGAGGGGAGCCCGATCCACCTGCTCATCAACAACGCCGGGGTCATGACCCCACCGCAGCGCCAGACCACGGTCGACGGCCTCGAGCTGCAGCTGGGCACCAACCACCTCGGCCACGTCGCCCTGGTCGCCCACCTGCTGCCCCTGCTGCGCGCCGGGCGGGCCCGGGTCACCTCCCAGATCAGCGTCGCCGCCCGCAGCGGCGCAGTGCACTGGGAGGACCTGAACTGGGAGGACAGCTACCACGGCATGCGCGCCTACAGCTCCTCCAAGATCGCGTTGGGCTTGTTCGGTCTCGAACTGGACCGTCGCAGCCGCGCCGAAGGCTGGGGCATCACCAGCAACCTGTCCCACCCCGGTGTCGCCCCCACCAGCCTGCTCGCCGCCCGACCGGAACTGCAGCGCGAACGCAACACCCCCCAGATCGCCGTCATCCGCAGGCTCTCCCGCGCAGGCATCCTGGTCGGCACCGTCGACAGCGCCCAGCTGCCGGCCCTCCACGCGGCCACCGCACCGCAGGCCCAGGGGGGACGGCTTTACGGACCCACCGGACCCGGCAACCTCGGGGGCGGCCCCGGTGAGCAGCCGCTGTACCGCCCCCTGCGCGACCAGACCGAAGCCGACCGCGTCTGGACGGTGTCCCAGGCCCTGGCCGGCGTCTCCTTCACGACCACCGCGCGAATCTGA
- a CDS encoding DUF3159 domain-containing protein, whose amino-acid sequence MTQRAVTGATGAELLEHTGPGHRTEPQQPVASPSATTRRILGLDEAVEQSLTRTTVDGALQRVGGPVGLASAAAPTIAFVVADAAAGLVPALIALLVTAVAACVVRLVRRESPGAAAAGLLVAAVCAGVAAVTGQARDFFLPAMVVPILFVLAYTASLLARRPLMGFVVNPLSGGPRTWRTHRRLRRLYTASTLVGLSLAGLTLAARVVFYLADQPAALAVVQVASTTSFALHFAATVVLARRSAGGPVDAGAAR is encoded by the coding sequence GTGACCCAGCGAGCCGTGACCGGAGCCACCGGAGCCGAGCTCCTCGAACACACCGGCCCAGGCCACCGGACCGAGCCCCAGCAACCGGTCGCCAGCCCCAGCGCCACCACCCGACGCATCCTGGGCCTGGACGAGGCCGTGGAGCAGTCCCTGACCCGCACGACGGTGGACGGGGCCCTCCAGCGCGTCGGTGGACCGGTCGGGCTGGCCTCGGCCGCAGCGCCCACGATCGCCTTCGTGGTCGCCGATGCCGCCGCCGGTCTCGTGCCGGCCCTGATCGCCCTGCTGGTCACCGCGGTGGCCGCCTGCGTCGTGCGGCTGGTCCGGCGGGAGTCTCCCGGGGCCGCAGCGGCGGGGTTGCTGGTGGCCGCGGTGTGCGCCGGGGTCGCAGCGGTGACCGGGCAGGCCCGGGACTTCTTCCTGCCGGCGATGGTGGTGCCGATCCTGTTCGTCCTGGCCTACACCGCCTCCCTGCTCGCCCGGCGCCCCCTGATGGGGTTCGTCGTCAACCCGCTCTCCGGTGGGCCGCGCACCTGGCGCACCCACCGGCGGCTGCGGCGGCTGTACACCGCCAGCACGCTGGTGGGTCTGAGCCTGGCGGGGCTGACCCTGGCCGCACGGGTCGTCTTCTACCTCGCCGACCAGCCGGCAGCCCTGGCGGTGGTGCAAGTCGCCTCCACCACCAGCTTCGCCCTGCACTTCGCCGCGACCGTGGTGCTGGCCCGCCGCAGCGCCGGCGGACCCGTCGACGCCGGCGCTGCCCGCTAG